The window ATCCAGACGTTCATTTTCCTGTTTGTCGCCTGGCGTCTGGGCCGTTGGCTCGGCGACTACATCGAAAAGCGCCTCACCAGGATTTCAACACTGTCGGCCTCCACGCAGATTCTGTTCAGCAAGATCGTCAAGATCACGGTCTACGTCATCGTGATCCTCATCGCTCTGAGCAGCGTGGGAATAGACTTATCCGCGTTTGCGTTTTTCAGTGGCGCTCTCGGTGTCGGCATCGGTTTCGGGCTTCAGAAAGTCGTCTCCAACTTTATCAGCGGCATTATCCTGCTCACCGACAGGTCCATCAAGCCCGGAGATGTCGTGCAGGTAGGCGACGTATATGGCTGGATTTCCAGCCTGCGTGGGCGTTACGCCTCCGTTGTCACCCGTGACGGCCATGAGTACCTGATACCTAACGAAGATTTTCTCACCCAGCAGGTAGTCAATTGGTCCTACTCAGACAACCTGATTCGGCTGCATGCCATGATTGGAGTCTCATACCAGTCGGACATTCATAAAGCCAGGGAATTGGTTCTGGAGGCCGCCCGTGAGGTCCCGCGGGTCCTCACGTATCCCGAGCCCAACTGCTTGCTGGCCGAATTTGGGAACAATTCCGTCGAATTGGACCTCGGGTTCTGGATCGACGATCCCAAAAATGGTGTCCGCAACGTGAAAAGCGAGGTACTGCTGAAAGTCTGGGATAAGTTTCATGAAAATGGGATCGAAATCCCCTTCCCCCAGCGTGATGTGCATCTCGACGCCAGGCAACCCCTGGCCGTAAGCCTGGTAAGTGAAACGGCTGGGGAGCAGCCCGTCACAGCGACAAAATAGCGACTGGCTGGCAAGTCCCCGTCTTGACGCTGGGGCCTTCTAAGCCGTGACCGGAAGAATCCGCCGGGGTGGGTTCAGGTATGAGAGTTAGGCGGCGATCCGCTAGGGCCGCTGAGCAGGGGACTGAGGCCTAATACTGGCGTCCCCTACCAGGATGTGCGTTTCCGCGATGAGATTCGCGTGGCCGAGCTCTTTTTCAAGGGCGGCCAACCTGTTCTCCTCACCGCGATAGATAACGTGCAGCACAGTGAAATGCTCGCAGTCGGCTGCATCGGCGCATGACCAGCGAATATCGTGGACCAAATGACGGT is drawn from Candidatus Neomarinimicrobiota bacterium and contains these coding sequences:
- a CDS encoding mechanosensitive ion channel — encoded protein: METVFSTQFITDFFRMMSAWFLENVLVIGNLVQVAVVLLLVLFGNLLGKRFQPRLPARVETLLRRNVLLTNLFGTVTKLLPTVYALGLIGISALLYRQLGISPVIVNLVATLLLAWIVIKLATAVIPDPFWSRSIAIGAWSLAALNILGILRPAAAFLDLLGFRIGEVNITVLSLIQTFIFLFVAWRLGRWLGDYIEKRLTRISTLSASTQILFSKIVKITVYVIVILIALSSVGIDLSAFAFFSGALGVGIGFGLQKVVSNFISGIILLTDRSIKPGDVVQVGDVYGWISSLRGRYASVVTRDGHEYLIPNEDFLTQQVVNWSYSDNLIRLHAMIGVSYQSDIHKARELVLEAAREVPRVLTYPEPNCLLAEFGNNSVELDLGFWIDDPKNGVRNVKSEVLLKVWDKFHENGIEIPFPQRDVHLDARQPLAVSLVSETAGEQPVTATK